Genomic DNA from Cyprinus carpio isolate SPL01 chromosome A22, ASM1834038v1, whole genome shotgun sequence:
ATTCTACAGGCTTCACCTCTCAGGTTTTCAGCTAAAAGGGCTATTGATTGCCCTGAATCCAGATGCACACATATCAAGACATGGAGGTGAAACTTTCCAACAGAAATGGATGGAAGAGGTGAGGTCTTTTATGATTTAAGGCATGAAACTATACTGAAAATTGATGTGCGGATATTTTATGgtcatataatgttttaataattcaatGGTGTGGTAAACTGCAACTGCCTGGATATGAAAAAAATGTGCTGAACTGATCATAACTCATAACTACACTCATTCAGGGACAACTTTActgtacaaaaacataaatataaccCTCTTTGTTCTGTATaactattataattaaaatttagaaaattaatttacatatattttaatcttGGTGTGAAGCAAAATACTACATTAAAActgtatttcaattaattaaagtTCTCGTAGCTCCTGTAGATggtgctaaaaacaaacaaacaaaaaagcctgTATAGCCTTCCTTAAATAAAAGTCACTTTGGACAAAAGTGTGTAAAGGTATgaatttgatttagttaaatcacaTAGCCTAAACTTAAGAATGAACGGGTACAGAGTTGTGAAGTCACTAACTAACGTAACCAAagctaattttaaattaaaattaaattaaatttatgcatttagcagacgcttttatccaaagcgacttacagtgcattcaggctatcagtttttacctatcatgtgttcccggggaatcgaacccccaaccttgcgcttgttaacgcaatgctctaccacttgagctacaggagcaaaGCTAATGACAGAGTAACAGCAAATTCAGCTACAGGAACATACACATTATCAAAAGGCAGCAGCTATTTGCAATAAGTGCAAATgacaatagatgctatttacactaagttcAAATAGAGatggatgctatttacactaagttcAAATAGAGatggatgctatttacactaagttcAAATAGAGatggatgctatttacactaagtgcaaatagagatggattatatttacaatatgttaaaatagcaggattttctgctatttatactactttttgcaaatagtggcaactatctgcacctcagtattatagtacattataaaacagtatgcaataacttattgagtgtaaattttaattttaatttaaattattaaatggatgccaccttatttgGACAATAAAGCcttccctacacctaccctaacacTACCCgatactttttgattatttccttaattttcattgaaaataaatgctattctgatgtgatttgaaatttgaaaaaggagaaaaaagttCACTAAAAGGCAGATTAGAACCGGAGTCGATCGCATCAAAAAGAGAACGAGACACGTTTTATCCTCTGCACCACTGAAACTGATGTTCATCAGCTGTTTATTGTAAATCTGACTATCCtaatcacacgttggtgggcggagttggtggcggagttagtgtaaatagacactccgttatCAAAATGTAGGTGAAAGTTCTATCACCTAAtagcttaaaggggtcctattatgctcttttacaaagtcttgattttgttttgggggtgtactagaacaggctctcatactaggttgttcaaaaaactcattatttttcacatattttacattattataacacctctctccccagtgtggcatgaacggctggaatagttcctgtatcaaatgaaggcccgccttctgaaatacgagatgtgctgtgattggttagctgggccagtctgtgttgtgattggcagcactcggcgcctggtcgggaaatgtcatgccccttaccatagctgtCTGCGGCCCGAGCTTCTGTGTAAATATTGCggcaaaatcaaatcaatttgagtgcgatttaaacccggattaTTGTAACCACTccagggtttctacagacatgaaccagttaaatttaagactttttaagacctttttaataccaccttatatgaaatttaagacctaaacctgtaatgtaaatacatattttattacattcatatatgtaatatttaatgtgtttaaattaaaaagaaaacaaaacatcattgcagtaataaatgatatttatcactacgatatacagtgaacttttaatgtcagcagacaatattccatacaaaatatccctgcaaaataactacatttttttggtggagtaaacaatttattctgaagcaatattttcatcagtgttctgttctatcagcttttacatacttaaatctgcatattttttatttacctttacaaaggccTATGTTTAACCTTTTTAGctgtatgcatcatcttttgtgtcaaattattacaatttatcaataaattcaatatacactataGGGCTGCTACCAGTCAGATTAAAtgatttacactgcaaataacaataattacaactgctataaataatgttattagattaatgttttaaatgcatttatgaatatacaaataagaaaggttgaggggaaaaaatgcatactttccaaCATACTTCTCAACTAAACGACCAGTAAGTAGCAgtaagtcacttaatgagtgagtcatgaatcattcattcaactgattgagtGTGTTAtcatgctggtatcttaaggtttttttatattcttcatattctgtgtggtggtcaaatagaaattaatcttttctaataagtttaaattgatttttaccatttatgggcattttacctttataaagccagtTTTTCTATAAGTGttcattatcttttgagtcaaattcttacatttaatcagtgaataagaataataagacatttgggctgttaccaagcaaataaaatcagttttccaacaaaattcctctttgcaatccagacataagctgcacctgaagtggcatttagaattatttacacattgtttaatgaagaacatgaatgcatttaacctgcagttacaaatgcataaataatttgatatattaaacataaaacgctgaatactgatatttgaaataataataaataaaaaaaagctactttaaacgtgaaattaaaaccgccagtaggtggcagaaagtcactgttaataagtgagtcattgcgattgaactgaatcatttaaacgggtgattcattcaggaacaaaatggcAACGCTGTAATGTTTCTCAAAGACGCAAAAACAGcgctgtggatttgtttggaattatttttgttggcgaaatagaacataaacaggcaatatgatgtctaaaacgtaagtctcttaaaacttctagtttattgaactgttgtaaaatatatatatatatattacatttgtatatggtaatcatgcagtgaaagagtgcACTGTAAATGCGCATGTGCACTAGACCACGTTATGCGCGCATTCtctgtgttttgaatgtttttttttttttttttttttttttttttgcgttttcagAATACTGAGCAAAATAGCTCACTTGTCAtggtattaataataactatatcatgttatgaataaactaaacattttgaatttttacctcAGTGTGTCTCTTCTGAGTTTATGTGTGCTGTTACGATAatttgttctgaagtctctcacaaacagacaaacagagtgagcctcagcgcgaacttgtattctgtattctgctaACTTACTGCAATTCTCTGATGACGCAGTAACTTACTGCGGGGAAGAAAAAATCTTcggtctgtccaatgattgtaaacagtcattaggTCCGTCAGACTGAAGATATTTTAGCGGTAATGTgcccaaaaatatttaagaccaaTCGAATacgaatttaagactttttaaggccttatattaggaaaacgttatttaagacattttaagactttttaaggacccgcggacacCCTGCCACTCTAAATTCATCTGCTTTGGGAAACTAGCGTCTCTCCGACaaagtgataacactcattgccttctctagtgcagctcaaccaggtctcgttcCATTCGTCGATATTTGCGATATCGCAAATCAAGTACTGGGCCCGTGCATTAATTTGTACCTGGCATGAAGCAAAGCTCTCATacatcactttcaaaccaagcaactTTCTGATGGTCAGCTGCTTAAGGAAATATTTCGTCCTCATGCGACATTCCGCGTGGATTCCTGTTAAAACGGCCGAATTTCGAATGTGAAAATTTGTTGTGCCACGGTAAATGTGTCCGAACAAGTAGCGGTGTAGCGCGACCAGTTACATCACTATTAACCTCCTGAGGGAACAATCAAATTCACTCACCTGAAACagtcactctctcgctctctttctctcgaCTTGGTTATGTAAATTagggtgtttttaatgtttaattaaaatttaattattctatGTTTGATACTGACTCTCAAGAATGTTCATGCATTCCATGTTTGTTGTGTCAGCAttgttggattttattttattgaatacctgtactttttccccctctctcttaTGCAGTTTGGGTCCGGACACGGCTCCACACAGGTGTCACATTAAGACAGGATTCATTCTGCTACTTGCATTGGTGTTCTTACTGACTGTCGTTACTTATGTCTCTGAATTCTCTCTCAAGACCGCTTTGCTAACTGACACCTTTTATGAAAAAGTGCTAAATCAGACACGCTCCTATTATGTTGTGATTGAATACCCATCTGCCAGTGAAAATCCAACTATATTTTTAGCACCCAACAGAGTCCAACAGAGTCCTACACAAACCACAGACATTTCAGTGCATCATCATGTAGCTCATCCAAGCAACTATCATTTCATTCTGGATGAACCTGATAAATGTAGTCAGTTGGATCCATTCCTGGTCTTGATGGTCCCTGTGGCTCTCCATCAGGTAGATGCTCGTAACGCCATCCGGAGCACATGGGGGAATGAGAGCTCAGTCCAGGGAAAAGCAGTGCTGACTCTGTTCTTTGTGGGTTTGACTGGAGGACCTGAAGCTCAACAGCAGCTGGAGGAAGAGAGCCGACAACACAGAGATTTAGTGCAGAGCAACTTTGTAGACTCCTACTTTAATCTGACCATAAAGACAATGGTGATCATGGACTGGTTGGCCACCCGTTGCCCTCAAGCATCATATGCTATGAAGATTGATTCTGACATGTACTTAAATGTGGAGAACCTGATGAGCCTTCTATTGGCACCCAACACACCCAGACAGAACTACATTACAGGCAATTTGATGTGGGACCGGCCTGTCATcagaaacaaaaactcaaaatggtACGTAGCAGAGGAACTGTACCCTGAACCGAAATACCCCATGTACCTGCTTGGAATGGGATATGTTTTCTCCAATGACCTGCCAGAAAAAATAGTTGAGGCTTCCAAGAAAGTAAAGGCCTTTAACATTGAGGACGCATATGTGGGTGCTTGTCTGAAACAGTTAGGCATTGCACCCTCATCTCCCCCAGACCCTTCACAGTTTAGAGCCTATCTGGGACAATATAAGCGAGAGGATTTTCTTAGAGTTATTACAACAATCCTGGGATCCCCGCAGCAGCTAATAGACATTTGGAAGGATGTAAAGAGGCCCACATAAAAGGAATCAAATTGGGATACATTAGTGGTTgcctttatttgattaataaaagatTGTTATGCTACACAGAGAATGGCAGACACAATCAGAGaactaaagacaaaaaaataaataaaatgctaatttttttttttttttttttgcttttagaatatttatttatatttagttaccgatttgaaataaaacatgtaaatattatttaattgctgTCATTTCCAGTTCTGCCACAACTCAAGTGTTAACAAGGTCACATTGAAACCTTCAACTTGTATTTTGCATATGCAAATAAGTTGGTAAGGTGAGGTGGCCGTTTTCAGACTATAATAATGCCACAGATCTTCAAGACATTTAGACATTATATTTAGAACCATCTGAAATACTAAGTTATCTCAAAGTGATTATTGGCATTTTTTTTAGTCCCAGTTAGCATCAGAAACACAACTTAAAACTTTTGCAGATGGAGGAGAATGAATGAAAGATGGGTGTTAACATGATCCTTTTGAGTAGCAAACTGATTCTGGAACTTTGCCAGCTCACTGTGACACACTCCACAGCCTCACCAGGTGTTTCTAAAGGATCTAATAGGTCAAAGAAATGACAAGGAGGAGCTCAGATACAGCGACTCTGAGATATACAAGATCGCTGTTACTCTCAAGACAAGGTATGTTCGAACATTTCACAGAATTGATTTTGTATTAAGCAATGACTTATTATACATGGTTCTAAACGCTGCCAAATTAGGATTCTTTGGCTCGTAACAATAACAGAACTCTTTTTGATAGAACCGTTTTTATAAGGTTCcataaagaaacattattttaaaaagtgctaCTGTATATAGGACCTTAAtggtgttataaataaataacctttttaaaaatattagtatgTTAGTACATGTATCttgttaatattagtattattcacattttatatatatatatatatatatatatatatatatatatatatatttatatatatatatatatatatatatatatactgtatacacacacacatacacacacacacacacacacacacacatatatatatataccaacagCATGCTGTGTCTATAAGGtacctttattttatattgacaTGACATTTTAGCAATAATTGCAATGCTCTTAACAAGTTATTAGCTGA
This window encodes:
- the LOC109046479 gene encoding beta-1,3-galactosyltransferase 1-like isoform X1; the protein is MHTYQDMEVKLSNRNGWKSLGPDTAPHRCHIKTGFILLLALVFLLTVVTYVSEFSLKTALLTDTFYEKVLNQTRSYYVVIEYPSASENPTIFLAPNRVQQSPTQTTDISVHHHVAHPSNYHFILDEPDKCSQLDPFLVLMVPVALHQVDARNAIRSTWGNESSVQGKAVLTLFFVGLTGGPEAQQQLEEESRQHRDLVQSNFVDSYFNLTIKTMVIMDWLATRCPQASYAMKIDSDMYLNVENLMSLLLAPNTPRQNYITGNLMWDRPVIRNKNSKWYVAEELYPEPKYPMYLLGMGYVFSNDLPEKIVEASKKVKAFNIEDAYVGACLKQLGIAPSSPPDPSQFRAYLGQYKREDFLRVITTILGSPQQLIDIWKDVKRPT
- the LOC109046479 gene encoding beta-1,3-galactosyltransferase 1-like isoform X2, producing MMSKTLGPDTAPHRCHIKTGFILLLALVFLLTVVTYVSEFSLKTALLTDTFYEKVLNQTRSYYVVIEYPSASENPTIFLAPNRVQQSPTQTTDISVHHHVAHPSNYHFILDEPDKCSQLDPFLVLMVPVALHQVDARNAIRSTWGNESSVQGKAVLTLFFVGLTGGPEAQQQLEEESRQHRDLVQSNFVDSYFNLTIKTMVIMDWLATRCPQASYAMKIDSDMYLNVENLMSLLLAPNTPRQNYITGNLMWDRPVIRNKNSKWYVAEELYPEPKYPMYLLGMGYVFSNDLPEKIVEASKKVKAFNIEDAYVGACLKQLGIAPSSPPDPSQFRAYLGQYKREDFLRVITTILGSPQQLIDIWKDVKRPT